The genomic DNA AACCTAGGTCACTGATGATGCAGGAATGTGTCTTTCCCTTTGTGACCTTCATCTAAGTTCCCATTAACCTACCTTATAAATAAACCTAAAACCATAGCTTGAAGTCACAATCTTTCCATCCTGGGGAATGGACAACAGATAATTGGAGAATGGAAAGTTGGAGAGCAGAAGATCATAGAATAGATGGTTTGAGAAGTGCAGATTTCCAAGGAGAAGACTAAGCCATTGTCTAAAAGCAATGGCTAATAtaaatttttctaatgaaaaaagTTTcaaccaagaaagagatccatTATTATGCATGGATGATTTGAATTATGTCTCATTATTAAGGTAACCATAATGAGCACCTTTATTCCATTCATTCCAGAGAAAATATAAAGGTTTGAATGCTTCATCTCTTTTACTTAATAAAATTTCTCTGGATTAAGTCCCAtcaactatttttccattttttaattgatgCCTAAAGAGTCTTCCTGGtcgaaacttgaaaaaaattcactGCGTGAAAACTTTTGAAAACATTCGAAAACATTCTCTTGTTTCCAATATACCTTATATTTCTATTCTTCCAGCATACGGAGGAAACACTGTGCAAGTGATCCACGCATTGCCCTTGGGAGATATTCtcctttagaaaaagaaatcatggtAAGTTCAATAGAATTTCCTCCAGAGTGAGGCCTACTTGAAGCAAGAGGAATCAATAGTGAAGAATCCGCCACCAAAAAATTGTTCCCAAATAGAATCATAGTATCTCTGAATGAAAGGGATCTTTGTTAATAATCTAGTTCTATCCATTTATTTTGtcggtgagaaaactgagatttgtAATGTTATTTAACCAAAGTCaacatgatgatgtttgtccttcatttttgcagATCAAGAGAACAGGGAGGGGAGGATATGACAAGCATGAGTTAGATTTGTGTGaagggagctgtgctaagttatcagcttcactttctcctccagagctatttgggttcagtggccagatgtgaatcaggattactggagatggccctagatgtgaggcaatcaaagctaagtgacttgcccaaggtcatacagtaagagtctgagactgatTCAAACTCCAAAGCAGGAACTCTCTCCattgtaccacatagctgcccccccccccccaaagtcaaCATAGGCAGTAGGGAGCAGAACGAAGACATGATATGTTTATACGCTGGCAAAATTTGCCAACtgcatttctaaaattttattttttaagatctctGAATCCAATCAACTTCCATATTTTTGGAGCTTAGATCTGGGGCTATTGGCGGTTGAAGGATACATTTAGTGGTGAACTTAGGAGGAGAAAGGATTACCTAATTCATTATTGTCAGATGACTTTTCCTTATAAGTAACTTTGTCCACTGCTTCTGTGGTGAAAAGACTGGGAGTTTTAAATAATATACTTCACTTTAACAGCATTTAGGTGGTGTACATACAATAGCTACAAGAAGGCTTTTGGttcagaaacagagagaggaagagaagatgcTGAAAGAGCTCAAAGAGAACTCATTAGATTACCAAAAAGCAATGGAATATGAAAAGGAACATCCCCTTCTCAACACAGGGAAGAAAAGTATGGAAAAGACATGGACTGCTAGAATATTTATTCCACGAGAAGAACTTAAAGTACCacctagagagaagaaaactatcaataaacaTATAGAAAGGATGAAATTGGCCCGAGAAATGCAAGACTTGTTCTATTCCAAACATTCCCAGAGTGGCTCATTTCTACCAGCTGTAGCTCCAGATTCCAAGTCAGCAAGTCAAGAAAGAGttaaggaggaggagaaaaccTCAAAAGCAaataagacagaaataaaaatggaagtaaTTTTCAAGGCAGATGAACCCCAAAAGACCATCATAAGCAATCCAAATGACCGGCAACCATTCGACATAAGGGCAAAACTAGAGCGCAAAATAGCAGGACACACAAATCGGACACGTTTCCTACCCATGGATTTCCCTGGTGATATGCTTTTCTTAAGTCAAAATTATAAGTCCACAAGAATTTATATCAATCCCTCTATGAAGATAAACCTCTGGAACAAAGTGGGTCAGTGGAAAAATTGTCTTCAATATCCTTTTGAAGATTACCCTTGTTTTTAAGGGTTTCTTTCCTCACTTCTACACACTTCTCATGAGAAATCTGGCTTCCCTATTCAAGACCTCAGAAACATCTTAACACATTCACCAGGAGCTCTGATCAAAAGCTCTTGCCTTAAAACAAGTTTTGGTTCACAGTTCCATTTGAGATGAAAAATTCTAACTTAACGCTCTGTGCAGCCTCTGCTTCCTCCAAGGCACTAATAACAGTTGCTATATTACTTCTCCAACTGGCAAAAGACACTGTTCAATAAAAATATTGTAGTTAACAAAAGTAGGAATTAGAATTACCAAGTTCAGTGGAGATAATTGGTCTGATCCCTTCTtcttgaaaatgaggaaaatttgaTTTAGACAGTGGAAGTGATTTGTCTGAGGCTATGAAATTAGTAGGGAGTAttgttcaaatctgaactcagaccttctgacttcaaattcagcatccCTTCTCCCCCTTTATACCATATGGTTTTAATGACATAATAGTCAAAAGATCCAAATTCTGCTCCTCTCTCTGCCACTGATAAGCtagatatttttatacaagtaactTCCCTATTCTGGGGGGAGGAAGGAGCATTTAGTATCTTCTTCTACAAATCTGGGTCATTGAACTGAATGATTTTTGTTCCAGAACCCCCATTCTATGGCTAGCATGCTAAGATCTGTCAGCTGGATAAGAAAGTAGAACATTAATGACAGATTGGATAATAAAGTATCAGAACTCTTGACTGCCTTGGCACCTTCTCTCACTGACATCAACCTCTCCTACATAACCTTGCATTTTAAATAACTTGATTCATGATATGATTggactggaaaggactttaaaataaTCTGAtccaaattttacagataaataaactaGGTCCAGATTAATGGAAATAAATTGCCCAAGACTACAAAGCTTTTATGTGGTACAACCAAACAATAGTTTACTCCTGCCTGTTCTTCTGAAGACATGGATTCACATCTGCCTCTGATGAGCTCTTTGATCCTACCCGAATCTCTGTCTTTTCTATACCTTGGGTTGTTTTATGTGACTGGTCTAATACACCATAGATAGATTGGGATCTGTACTGCAAAGGGAATTTTTACTCCAAGAGCTTCTAATCCttgtgtttttataatttttttaaaatttgcctaGTTTCCCTGGTAATTATTGGCAAGTTAGGAAGTGCAAAAGAACTTTGGGGATCAATCCCTTCATGTTTTatagaaaagtaaattgaaaCCTACAGTAGAgaaataatttacccaaggtgTCACAGGTCAATGAGTGTCAGAAAAATGATATGATTCCATGCTTTAATGTTAAATCTAGCCTTTTTGAAGTAGTATGGAcatttaaactttatattttaggttttggcaaggcaaattggggtcaagtggcttgcccaaggccacacagctaggtaattattaagtgtctgaagctggatttgaactcgttaCTCCTGACTggagggccagtgttctatccactgtgccacctagccactctggcATTTAAACTTTTAACAATATCTTGAActcatttcttattattttatcatcAATTGACAGAGAAAGATATTaactttatctataaaaatgcattttcctGCACAAGAATTTTCAAAACCATCATCATTTTTTTGAATTAACAGGCCATCATGAGGCAATCATTTATAGACTGAAGATAATGAAAGCAAAAAGTCAAACCAAAAGTATGATTTTGGGTCACCACATTCTTGAACCTTGAGACTTATCATCTTAAAAAATAGATATCAAAATAGAACATTTTTAAGCTCTCTCCCAACATAATACTCTAAGATTGCAGAAACAcattaagcattcattaagtaatCAAATCAGGTATCCACCTTTTTGACTCATTAATCATGAATGAGATTTAATCCATTTAGAGGGTGGTCACTTCTTCTGGGTTCCATGGGATTATTGATCTAGACTTGAAAAGGATCCTTAGGCAACATCCAGACCTAGCATTTCATTTCAGATGAGCAAAGTAAGATAAAaggcaattaaatgacttgtcttgtAACATACCCCTCCCTATagaaaaaggcaaaggaagattcaaactcaggttgaAGTGTAACATTTGTTCCACTATACAATATACTGATTGGAAAAAGTCAATAAGGGATCAGTGTTAGATGCTCTCAACAAGAAACAGGGAAGCTAGTGTGGAATGCAGCTGACAGAAGAGtgggtaaaaaaaaagggaagacagTATAAAGTCCCTGGGAATAGAAGAGTTCAATTTTCCAAAGTCAAAAAATCCAATACAAAGTGAATACTCCACacttatgtgaaatatattaatttattgtcACCATTCAAGTCACACAAAAAACACTCTTAAGGATGATTATTTCAGACTAATTGTTCTCTCTTCCACTTGACatacaaattctaaaaatatcTTTGTTCAGAAACAAATTTCAACTTCATGAGATATTTTTGTACTGTGTAACTTAATTTTTGACcccaaattcttttaaattattttttttcagaagcaaCACATTTTCATTCCCAGCAGCACTGTAGTCCcaagaagaaaactatatcttcttccattttcatGAGGCAATCCACTGATCATGGCTGCAAATCAAGGGAGAAAAGTTAATTACTTTAGGGAGTCATCAACAGTTGATCCTATGAtgggaaataagaaaattaagtgGCTTTAGCCTCactagactttttttaaaaatcaaggctTAGATTCATGTTCAGGGTATTAAGAGAGAGCTAGAATTTTGaaccaaattttattttaaatcagtgctcttttagtctttacttttttttttggttgctgaTTCATGAAATCAATAAAACTAATGGAATATCAGGAATGATGGTGCTTAATGTATCTGATATGTtacaatttataataattttttgagATTTTCAACGGACTATAGAGTTAGTGTTCAgaactcacttttttaaaattagataaattgaattttaCTTTCTCAATTATATTTGCCACAGTAATTATGAAGGTACTacactaggaagtgtctgaggccagatttgaactcagtagagtcttcctgactccaggactaagACTCTATCCCACCACACTGTCTAGTTTCCTACTAATGACAATAGCTCACATTTAGACAGGGGTTTAAGATTTAAAAAGGTACTTTATCTCATAAGATCATTACGTCACCTTGGGGTGTGGGGAGAGAGAGTgacaattattctcatttcatacatgATGAAATTGAAGTTAaggagaattaagtgacttgtccagggtcacacagctaataaatatcttaGGTAAGACTTGGTCCCCTTAGGTCCAAAACTCTATCCACATTCTGCTTACCTAGATAAGTTTAGATATACttaaagatgaattttaaaaataaagacaaaggtAGTCTTATGTGGAGTTCCATGTCTACTTGGTAGAAGCTAGCCATCTAGTTGTTTCTAAGTGCCCAGCTATTTGATATTACACAGGCAAAACCTTTTCCTTTTCATCAAGAAATCTTGGGACTTATAGATATTACCTTAAAATTAGATAGATCTTTTAATATCAATGACAAATACCTgattaaataatttgaaacttCCTTTGAAGTTTCacaattgaaaaaacaaacaatttacaAGCAGCTGttgaatcaaaaatatttattaagcacatatcctatgccagacattgtgctgaTGAacgaaaggaaagacaaaaacacTCCTTATCCTAAAACACaatatagtctaatgggggagacatgtaaataactatatgtacacacacacacacacacacatttacatataaagaGAGAGTGATagagatgatggatggatggatagatagatgatagataaataaataaatagataggtagataatGACTGGCTGGctggatagatgaatgaatacacggatggatggatggatggatggatgatagatgatGGATGAATGATAGATTAATGGATAGATGATGGATATAGAttgatgaatggatagatagaagtGAGATGTGATGGATGGATGAGTGGGTGGACAGATGTATAGATAGATGATACAGAAATATACAAATTCATGGATGGCTGGGTAGATTGATGGATGGCTAGATAGATGTACAGATGATAGATTTATAGATAGAtggtggatagatggatgaatggatagatagaaagacagaaaggtaACAGGATGTTatatagaaaaatacattttagatATGATAAATAAAGACACTTGCAGTTGAGGGGACAAGGAAAACCTTGTAAAAGATAAAGCTTGAGCTTAAGCTTATTGGAAACCAAAGAAACCAAGAGGCAAATGTGAAGGATAGAACACTCCAGGCTTGAAGGCAATATATGAAAAGTGAAGGGATTCAGAAGATGGAAGTTCATATGGGTGAGATGGCAAAGAAATCAGTGTTTCTGGATCATCATAAATTGTGGAGCAATGATTgtaaaaaaagactagaaagagaggaagggtCTAGGATTTTAAGTCATGAATAATTTACTCAATGACAGATGAGTTCCATTTACCAGCCTTTTTTCCCAGAGATGTTTCCCTCTTTAGACGAACTGGTCCTACCACAACATCCAAACTGTCCCACTTAGCGTATGTTTCTCTCTTAAATCTGAGTGTGCAGCCTTGTAGACACTGAGTGGCGGCATCATCTGCTCTGCATATGACCATTTGGCACCTCAGATAAACAGCATCATGCTGTTTAAGAAACATGAAGGCATTAAACTTGAGCTTGACAACATTTGGGTTTGGAGAAGAGTAAGCAGTGAATGTGGAGTCTTTCACacatctggaaaataaaattaaactgataTATCTCTTCTGTTGGTATGAAATAAGGTGAAATATGATATAAAACTGTTTGGAACACAGTGTGACTTGATTTAGCAGGAGGAAAACTGTAATTATAGCAAGAGgtataaatcttaaataaagagaaaacataaaggaAGATGAAAGCAAATAATAGGAAATACTCATTTCTAACTCCCCATTCCAAACTTCTAGTCATCTTGAAGTCACACAgtcttttttgcttcttcctctGATAGTTCATCTATTATCATGCTTTCAAGTATTATATCTCTGTGTATGATCCCCATGACTCTTCCCAACTGACTTCAATTCTGAACTCctttctatacatatttctaacTATCTCCTATTTTATCAACTTGGAAATCCTGCCATAACTTCAAAATCAACATGTATGAAGCTAAACTCAATTTTCACTAAAATTTAGCCCCTTCATAAGAATTTTGTTTTGGGTCATGAAACACCATTATTTCAATTATTCAAACTGAAACCCTTGCAATGATCTGCTGCCCTTTCCAACATAACTTGCACCCAATTTGTCAGCAAGTTATGCTGGGCCTTTGTGTCTCTTATTACATTACCATCACTACTATCCTGATTTCATTTAACCTTCACCATTTTACTCATTGACTATTGCTACTACTTCCAAATTGATCTCTGCCTCTCCTAATCCATTCTAGGGTAACACTGCAGTCATCTTTGTATAACATACCTTTCTACATGTCTCAAAAAATCTTCAGTGAGTCCTCATTCTAACTGAATAAAGTTCAAATATTTTAACCTTGTTTTCAAGGTCTTCCACAATATGCCTACAATCTGTTCACTTATTTCTAGATTTCATTAATCTCCTACGTAAAGTCTCCATTTGGTACAAAGCAATCCATTCAGTTTTACCTGGAAAGATCATGCACCCATCCTTTTGTATGTCTTCTATCATTCTTTTCCTACTTCCTGAAATACCATCTAATACCTACTTATAAAATCCTTGTGAAATTCCACCTACTCCATGGAACTTTTCCTAACTTCTTTTAGGATCTATCTCTCAAAAgacataattaacatttattaagaatttatttggTGTATAATtctctgaattattgctttattttatgTACTTCATCTCTTTTATGTGAAGATAATACTTCCCTAAAGCACAGAGACCATGACTTATACTTTTGTATAAGTTTGTATATTCTCTACAGGATACAAACATGTATACAAGGACAACAGTTAAGATCTCCAAAAAATATCAGTGAAGATGAAGATAATATATTCCTTAACTCTCTCAGGATCCAATCAATCTCCATGTCTctagcagttcttttttaaaaaagctttcccattcattcctttctcttaATTTCCATGGCCTCTATCTCATGGATACTGCTACTTTTTAAACTGATCATTCTGACTCCTTTTCTTCAAATTTACATAGCACATTACTATCAGATTTatgtttctttaatttattctctaTTCAAAACCCTTGAAAAGGATGCCCATTGCTCCTAAACAAATATTCATCTGGTGAACatcttaataaattttattttaaaattttatgttttcaaTAGTTGCCTTAGTGcttactttccttttttgctaATAAAGATTGAATTCAGATCACTAATTGTCAGAAATTCAAGAAGTGGATTTCTTAAGTACTCATGAAAGGCAATGTGAACTGAGTCTTGATGGCGTGAGAAAACTTGTAACTTAGTTTTCAGTTGACCTTAGCAAATTACTTCACTTCTCAAAAtctcatttccttatctggaaattGGGAGAAATATTTGTACTTCCTCTTTCACAGCTTTGTTATGAGGGAAATACTTAGTAAATGGAACATGCCATCTAAAAGTGAGCTGCTATCATTACTGCCAATTACTAACAGAGAATTTTTACAAGAATCAGGTTGACTAAAtttgttcattttgctttttaaattggTGCTAATATAGGGAGAAAACAGATAAATAGAATCCCCTGTGATTAAACTTCTCTTGATCACAATCTATAGGAAAGtaacaattttttgaaaaaaattaactgtgAAGCAGAGATCTTACCCATGACGAATTAAATCGTAGGACACAGTTTTAAAATCATCAGCATAGGGAGAGGCCATACAAGTATCTACAGAAAGCACCAGATTTGGGTCAAAGTGGGTCAGCATGAGTTGAAAGAAAACATCCTGGTTGAGTTCTACATAGTGTGGGGATTCAATCACTGGATGTTCAAACAATGaggatttgtaaaatgaggcttTCAGGCCATAATGGCCATATTGATTCCTGTCAATATCAATGGAATCATCTGTCAAGTATTTGACTTCTACCATGACATTCTTATTCATTCTACAGGAGAGATGTAAACGGAAGTTCTTTAGTCTGGAAATGATTCTGCTGAATTGGTTTGTAGAAATCACATTGGAGTAGATGATGGTGCTATCTTCTTCCTTAtcaaatcaaagaataaatcaaggTTTTAGAAATTATATTCTATCAAAAGAGCTAAAAGCACAAAGTTATAATAATCCAAGATACAATCAGGCCCTCCTTAAAATCTGTAACTACTAACTGTGGCAAATTCAAGATCCTAACTTTGAACTTTAAATTCCTTCAGTCCActcaagtatttcttttttgttttcaggtttttgcaaggtggatggggtaaagtggcttgcccaaggctacacagataggtaattatcaagagcctgagactggatttgaacccacgtactcctgactccaaggccggtgctttatccactgcgccacctagctgcccctaaactcaAGTATTTCTGATGACTATCACAGCAATGATGGCTCACTGTTGCCTTAAACCGGAATATCTCTGACTAAAAGAACTCATTCATCCCTTATCTTCTTTTGTCTGTTTCCTTTCTAGGtactcttctttccttctgcttctacctttccagtctggGCTTTCCTTGAAGAGCTAACTAAGCAAGAAAAGATTGCTATGAGTATATTGGTAGGAGTTCAAAGGTCCTGATCTGGTTCTTTGTCAAAAATGGGTCGCCTGGGATGAAAAGTTGATGGCATGAAAGTCACTCTGCATGCCTATTGAAATAATGCATTTCAAGGTTCTACCCACCTTGGACAACTATagtgaaaaaaaagaggaagcatCCCATTTTTACCTTTAAGTATGATCTACATTTTTTCTATACTACTTTCACCTAAAGTTTAATCACTATGCAAGACTTTTCagttttgaatatataatatatatatatatatatacatagagagattgatcatatatatgtgtgtgtgtgtgtgtgtgtgtgtgtgtgtgtgtgtgtattgcaaTACCCTAATTAGATTTTCCTGAGACTAATGTTTAAATTAGCTTACATTGTTGCATTTTGTAGAGAAATCTTCACTGATGGGAGGGGGGATTATAACTGTGATACGAATGTACAGGGGCTCTTATAAGTGAGAGGGATGAATAATTCTCATCAAGGAAAGCTGAGAAGAGAAGAACAGTATTGGAAATGACATTGAATGTGGAATAGGGAATGCTAGGTCCTTTACCTAATTTACTAATACTGTGATCTTTGGCAAGATAGaatttagtggaaagaacattggaattAGAGTTAGAAGACCTGAGATTGCATTTTTAGCTGTGATACTTTCTAATTATAAAATCTTAGACAAGTTGCTTAAGTTGTTTCAAGATCTAAAACTTATAACTGTTTAAATGGATGATACCTGTCTTATTTTTCCAACAGGATTGTTCCAAGAAAAGCTTTGTAAACCTTCTACTACTCCATAATTATAGGCTGTTAAGGAGTCCCTATCACTTCTGATGGTCTCTAGTTCTGTGGCTTGATTGTCCTGAGGCTTGATTATACTTGaggctcatgatttcttttgttttatgcttttgcaaggcaaatggggttaagtggcttgcccaaggccacacagctaggtaattattaaatatctgagaccagatttgaacccaggtactgcggactccaaggccggcactttatctactacaccacatAGCCTCCCCTGGAGGCTCATGATTTCTTACCTGTATGACAGTTCCACAACCATTAAATGGGATACTGAAGATTATGTAGTTTGTGATGACTGCAGGCTCACAGGATGAATTGTGTAAAGATAAGTTCTCAGCACCATAACCTAGTGACTGTAGATATTGCTTGCTGACTGCCACATACATCTGATCTTCTGTGCATGAAAGTGCTAGAGGAGGAGAAAACTATTGCATTATTACACGAGTCTTGAATTTATTGCTTGCTTCCCATGTGATCTTTgccaattcatttaacctctctgagcttcgATGTCTACATTTGTCCAATGAGGATGGTAACATCCCTCTGACTTAAAGCATCTTTGGTGAGGATTAGTTGGGACCATGTGGGATTATAAAGAGAGGATACAAAGCACAAGTGAATAGAaatctggatttggagtcagaagaacaaaATCTGAACTCTGGTTCTTCTAATTATGACTTGTTTGATCTTATGCTTTGTGACCTCTGTGgatcttcatttcttcatctgtcgaGTAAGGAATAGATAATTTCTACTTGAGTAGACATGAAGTAGTGAAAAGTGAACTAGACTTGGAGTCTTGGAAGGTCCCAGTTCAAATCCTGGTTGAGTTACTcaactaactgtatgaccctgtacaggtcatttaacttctatttgagTGTTTCcccatttgagaaatgaggaggTTAGACTCATTGACCTTAAGATCCCTTATAGGTTTTTAAATCTCTACTCCTATGTATTTGGccaatatttgataaatatacaCTGCCATAGATatataagggaaaaaacccaCCAACAGGTATGATCAAACCAAATATAGAGATTATTGGACACCCACTGAGAATGGTTGACTTTAATGAGTTAAGGGTGGCTTAGATCATTGTTTAGAATCAGAAACATTTGATCTGATGAGCAAATTTTCTTATTCAGCATAGGCTGAAAACTCTGTCCCTAATGAGAAATACAAACTTTAATTCCACATCTGTTAGTAGTGctaagttagaaaaggaaatttctaCAAAGACAAGGAGTGGCTCCATTTGATTGAGCAATAGAAGAGAAATTTTGGTTGTAGTCTTCTAGTCCTGTATGAGGTACTAAATCCcccaaaatactttataaatctgGATTTTGTCTATAAAGCCAACAATAGTCAGTTCAGAGATCCTTTGTGAGGACGAATTGGGAGCAGATGATTGCAATGACTTTGCTAGCATGGTTCCGAGGAAAGAATTGGTTTTTTTTCTCTGGTGAAGTACCAGCCCTCTGCTCAGTCTGACTACATTCTCCTAGTCAGACTCTACTGGTGAGTCATAATCCTCATCTGGGTTTATGAAAGAATTCACAAGAGCCCCAAAGGAATTTCTATCATGAAAGCATGAATAATCTGAGATTTCAATGGGATACATAATTCCAGATGTAGGAACTCCTTATCCTGTTTCATATCCAAATCAATATATACCTCAATAGATAAATTCTAGAGTTGCTATCATCTTTAAAATACACAAGGATCAGAGATTTACTTAAAGCACAAGTTAGAATCAGAATTAgcgtttgaacccaggtcttcatgattctTAAGGCCATCAATCTATATACTGAGCTGCCTACATGAATATGGTTACTGAAAACTACAAACGTTATATATTgtgtcagaaaacctgagtttcaaTGATTTACTTATTTGTTGACTATGTCATCCTGGGCACATTACTATCTCTTCAGCTTTGAGCTgtaaatcatctgtaaaatacaataata from Macrotis lagotis isolate mMagLag1 chromosome 4, bilby.v1.9.chrom.fasta, whole genome shotgun sequence includes the following:
- the C4H10orf120 gene encoding uncharacterized protein C10orf120 homolog; translation: MANINFSNEKSFNQERDPLLCMDDLNYVSLLSIRRKHCASDPRIALGRYSPLEKEIMHLGGVHTIATRRLLVQKQREEEKMLKELKENSLDYQKAMEYEKEHPLLNTGKKSMEKTWTARIFIPREELKVPPREKKTINKHIERMKLAREMQDLFYSKHSQSGSFLPAVAPDSKSASQERVKEEEKTSKANKTEIKMEVIFKADEPQKTIISNPNDRQPFDIRAKLERKIAGHTNRTRFLPMDFPGDMLFLSQNYKSTRIYINPSMKINLWNKVGQWKNCLQYPFEDYPCF